One Vicinamibacterales bacterium DNA window includes the following coding sequences:
- a CDS encoding DsrE family protein: MTTLAGSAIAAEFAARADAAPAPADAKPVASANAAKDFPGAKELPDPKTDYKVVFSVGAKVKDDEVHPTLGMIGLYLNTLAQNGVPAKNRHIAAVFHQGGGDAVFTNEVYKARHNGVDNPNIAALKELHEAGVELRVCGQGLMSKKVTPSQLLPGVQADLWAMVTMVNLQGRGYVRVG, encoded by the coding sequence ATGACCACCCTCGCCGGCAGCGCGATCGCTGCCGAGTTCGCGGCCCGTGCGGACGCCGCGCCGGCTCCGGCCGACGCGAAGCCGGTCGCCAGTGCCAACGCCGCCAAGGACTTCCCCGGCGCCAAGGAACTCCCGGACCCGAAGACCGACTACAAGGTCGTCTTCTCGGTGGGCGCGAAGGTCAAGGACGACGAAGTGCACCCCACGCTGGGCATGATCGGGCTCTACCTGAACACGCTGGCGCAGAACGGCGTGCCAGCGAAGAACCGCCATATCGCGGCCGTGTTCCATCAGGGCGGCGGCGACGCGGTGTTCACCAACGAGGTCTACAAGGCGCGGCACAACGGCGTCGACAACCCGAACATCGCCGCGCTGAAGGAACTGCACGAGGCAGGCGTCGAGCTTCGCGTGTGCGGGCAAGGCCTGATGAGCAAGAAGGTCACTCCGTCGCAGCTGCTGCCGGGCGTCCAGGCCGATCTCTGGGCGATGGTGACGATGGTCAACTTGCAGGGGCGAGGGTACGTCCGGGTCGGCTGA
- a CDS encoding DUF427 domain-containing protein, which yields MRRHDETFGWLHVGRARPPFAVEPGPGQESVWDYPRPPRIAPDGREVVVTAGEFVVARSTRAVRVLETASPPTFYLPAADVTPGVLVPAAGSSYCEWKGQAGYWTVVTPGGRHERVAWSYPAPLPAFAAIRDFVAFYAGRIECFVNGERVRSQAGDFYGGWITDDIVGPFKGESGTSGW from the coding sequence ATGCGCCGGCACGACGAGACGTTCGGGTGGCTGCACGTGGGCCGGGCGCGCCCGCCGTTCGCGGTGGAGCCCGGACCGGGCCAGGAGTCGGTCTGGGACTATCCGCGTCCGCCACGGATCGCGCCCGACGGGCGTGAAGTCGTCGTGACGGCTGGGGAGTTCGTGGTGGCCCGCAGCACGCGGGCCGTCCGCGTGCTCGAGACGGCGAGTCCACCCACCTTCTACCTGCCCGCCGCCGACGTGACGCCTGGCGTGCTCGTGCCCGCCGCCGGCTCGTCCTATTGCGAATGGAAGGGGCAGGCGGGCTACTGGACCGTGGTCACGCCAGGTGGCCGCCACGAACGCGTTGCGTGGAGTTATCCGGCGCCGCTGCCGGCCTTCGCGGCGATCCGGGACTTCGTCGCCTTCTACGCCGGCCGGATCGAGTGCTTCGTGAACGGCGAGCGTGTCCGGTCGCAGGCAGGCGACTTCTACGGCGGCTGGATTACGGACGACATCGTCGGGCCGTTCAAGGGCGAGTCCGGCACGTCGGGGTGGTGA
- a CDS encoding sigma-70 family RNA polymerase sigma factor: MDARDDTVALQALLAARAAFLGYLERKVGDPALAEDLLQDTFTKLVARPDLAPEGEAVVPWFYRALSNAAIDQYRRRGAASRAYEAFARELDGHDAPSAEVQQEICACVSRLAMTLKPEYADALRTVELDGVPVGAYARQSGLTPGNAAVRVFRARRALRKRLTETCGACAEHGCLDCGCRTT, translated from the coding sequence ATGGACGCCCGCGACGACACCGTGGCGCTGCAGGCCCTGCTGGCGGCGCGCGCCGCCTTCCTCGGCTACCTCGAGCGGAAGGTCGGCGATCCGGCCCTGGCCGAGGACCTGCTGCAGGACACCTTCACGAAGCTCGTGGCCCGGCCCGACCTCGCGCCCGAGGGAGAGGCGGTGGTGCCGTGGTTCTATCGGGCCCTGAGCAACGCCGCCATCGACCAGTATCGCCGCCGCGGCGCGGCCAGTCGAGCCTACGAGGCGTTCGCCCGCGAGCTCGACGGGCATGACGCCCCGTCCGCCGAGGTGCAGCAGGAGATCTGCGCGTGTGTGTCCCGGCTGGCCATGACGTTGAAGCCGGAGTACGCGGATGCCCTTCGGACGGTCGAGTTGGATGGCGTGCCCGTCGGCGCGTACGCGCGGCAGTCGGGCCTGACCCCGGGCAACGCGGCCGTCCGGGTCTTTCGCGCCCGGCGAGCGCTGAGGAAGCGGCTCACCGAGACGTGCGGGGCGTGCGCCGAGCACGGCTGCCTCGACTGCGGCTGCCGGACGACGTAG
- a CDS encoding copper-translocating P-type ATPase: MHQDVRQESPGACPTCGMALEPDTVAPVETTVEWTCPMHPDVVRDEPGACPICGMALEPRTVTLDARNPELEDMERRFWWSAALTVPILALMISEFLPGRPLQALVPDGWLNALQLLLATPVVLWGGWPFFVRGWQSVARRHLNMFTLIALGVGAAFGFSLIATLAPGLFPESFRTMGEVAVYFEPAAVIVVLVLLGQVLELRARSRTSAAIRNLLGLAPKTARRLDTDGQERDVPLQQVQVGDRLRVRPGERLPVDGVVVEGTTTVDESMVTGEPIPVEKAAGADVTGGTVNGTGSVVMEARRVGADTLLAQIVRMVSEAQRSRAPIQGLADTVSAWFVPIVIGIAGLTYLLWAQFGPEPRLAHALVNAVAVLIIACPCALGLATPMSIMVGTGHGAEAGVLVRNAEALEILEKVTTLVVDKTGTLTEGKPTLVAVEPTDDIDEAALLTLAASLEHVSEHPLAAAIVGGAKDRGLALTEVQDFRSHTGQGVTGTIEGRSVAIGNLRLLDAQGIAPGTLRDRADTLRHEGHTVMFVAVDGRAAGLVSVADPVKASAKEAIAALHADGISVVMLTGDTRVTAEAVARAVGIDQVEADVLPEQKAAVVARLQREGARVAMAGDGINDAPALSTADVGIAMGTGTDVAMESAGVTLVKGDLRGLVRARRLSRATMGNIRQNLFFAFVYNALGVPLAAGALYPFFGLLLSPMIASAAMTFSSVSVIGNALRLRRAPL; encoded by the coding sequence ATGCATCAGGACGTGCGGCAGGAGTCGCCCGGCGCCTGCCCGACATGCGGCATGGCACTCGAACCCGACACCGTCGCGCCGGTCGAGACCACGGTCGAGTGGACGTGCCCGATGCATCCCGACGTCGTCCGCGACGAGCCGGGCGCCTGCCCCATCTGCGGCATGGCGCTCGAGCCCAGGACGGTGACACTCGACGCCAGGAATCCGGAACTGGAGGACATGGAACGCCGGTTCTGGTGGTCGGCGGCGCTCACGGTGCCCATCCTCGCCCTGATGATCTCGGAGTTCCTGCCGGGGCGGCCGCTCCAGGCGCTCGTGCCCGACGGCTGGCTCAACGCCCTGCAGTTGCTGCTGGCCACGCCGGTGGTCCTCTGGGGCGGATGGCCCTTCTTCGTGCGGGGCTGGCAGTCCGTGGCCAGGCGTCACCTGAACATGTTCACGCTCATCGCCCTCGGCGTAGGCGCGGCCTTCGGCTTCAGCCTGATCGCCACTCTTGCCCCGGGCCTGTTTCCCGAGTCCTTCCGCACCATGGGCGAAGTGGCCGTCTACTTCGAGCCGGCCGCCGTGATCGTGGTGCTGGTGCTCCTGGGGCAGGTCCTGGAACTGCGCGCCCGCTCGCGCACCAGTGCGGCCATCCGGAACCTGCTGGGGCTGGCGCCGAAGACGGCCCGCCGGCTCGACACCGACGGCCAGGAGCGCGACGTCCCCCTGCAGCAGGTCCAGGTCGGCGACCGCCTGCGCGTGCGGCCCGGAGAGCGCCTGCCGGTCGATGGCGTCGTCGTGGAGGGCACGACGACCGTCGATGAATCCATGGTGACGGGCGAGCCGATTCCCGTGGAGAAAGCGGCGGGCGCCGACGTCACCGGCGGGACCGTGAACGGCACCGGCAGCGTCGTGATGGAAGCACGCCGGGTGGGCGCCGACACCCTGCTGGCGCAGATCGTGCGGATGGTGAGCGAGGCCCAGCGCTCGCGCGCGCCGATTCAGGGGCTGGCCGACACCGTCTCCGCGTGGTTCGTGCCCATCGTGATCGGGATCGCCGGGCTAACGTACCTGCTGTGGGCGCAGTTCGGCCCGGAGCCGCGGTTGGCGCATGCGCTCGTGAACGCCGTGGCGGTCCTCATCATCGCGTGCCCGTGCGCCCTCGGCCTGGCCACGCCCATGTCCATCATGGTGGGCACCGGCCACGGCGCCGAAGCCGGCGTGCTGGTCCGCAATGCAGAAGCCCTCGAGATCCTCGAGAAGGTGACGACGCTGGTCGTCGACAAGACTGGCACGCTGACGGAAGGCAAGCCCACGCTGGTGGCGGTCGAGCCTACCGACGACATCGACGAGGCCGCGCTGCTCACGCTCGCGGCGAGCCTGGAGCACGTCAGCGAGCACCCGCTGGCCGCCGCCATCGTGGGCGGTGCGAAGGACCGCGGCCTGGCGCTCACCGAAGTACAGGACTTCCGCTCCCACACCGGCCAGGGCGTGACTGGAACCATCGAGGGGCGCAGCGTCGCCATCGGAAATCTGCGTCTATTGGACGCGCAGGGTATTGCCCCCGGGACGCTCCGTGACCGGGCCGACACGCTTCGCCACGAAGGCCACACGGTGATGTTCGTGGCCGTCGACGGCCGGGCCGCCGGCCTCGTCAGCGTCGCCGACCCCGTGAAGGCCTCGGCGAAGGAGGCGATTGCCGCCCTCCACGCCGACGGCATCTCGGTCGTGATGCTCACGGGCGATACCCGCGTCACGGCGGAGGCGGTGGCACGAGCGGTCGGCATCGATCAGGTGGAGGCGGACGTACTGCCGGAGCAGAAGGCGGCGGTCGTCGCGCGGCTGCAACGTGAGGGCGCTCGGGTGGCCATGGCCGGCGACGGCATCAACGACGCCCCGGCCCTGTCGACGGCCGACGTCGGCATCGCGATGGGCACCGGCACCGACGTGGCGATGGAGAGCGCGGGTGTGACGCTCGTGAAGGGCGACCTGCGGGGCCTGGTCCGTGCGCGCCGGCTCAGCCGCGCCACGATGGGCAACATCCGCCAGAACCTGTTCTTCGCCTTCGTCTACAACGCGCTCGGCGTCCCGCTGGCGGCCGGCGCGCTCTATCCGTTCTTCGGACTCCTGCTGAGCCCGATGATCGCGAGCGCCGCGATGACGTTCAGCTCGGTGTCCGTCATCGGCAACGCACTGCGCCTGCGCCGCGCTCCGCTGTGA
- a CDS encoding CusA/CzcA family heavy metal efflux RND transporter: protein MITRIIDWCAGNRFLVFSGTVALTVWGVWAMTATPLDAVPDISDVQVIVATEWMGRSPDLIEDQVTYPIVTALLSAPRVRTVRGFTDFGISYVYVIFDDGTDIYWARSRVVEYLQGIRGRLPAGITPTIGPDATGVGWVFQYALVDETGTRNLAQLRGLQDWYLRYAIASVDGVAEVASIGGFVKQYQVNLDPNKLAAYGKSVRDVVRAIRASNNDVEGRLLELAGREYMVRGRGYLSSLDDIAAVSLGATPRGTPVRVGDVADVQLGPDLRRGVAELDGKGEVVGGIVVMRFGENALRVIDRVKARLAEIAPALPAGVRLVPTYDRSGLINASIGTLRRTLIEEAVVVSLVILVFLFHVRSALVPILALPVALAASFIPMYYLDVTSNVMSLGGLALAIGVMVDAAIVMVENAYRQVSEPPAPLAYEDQPRVIIGAARQVARAIFFSLIIIIVSFVPVFLLEAQEGRMFRPLAFTKTSAMVLASLLSITLVPVLMTTFIRGRRLRPESVNPISRACARVYEPVLRMALRFRWTALGLNAAVVPLTIPLLLAIGSEFMPPLYEGAMLYMPTAPPGMSITEATRLLQVQDKLLRQVPEVEQVFGTVGRGTTPTDNSPMGMVNTTVLLKPREAWRAGMTFERLQSEMDASLQFPGFPNVWTQPIRNRLDMLLTGIKTPVGIKIFGADLGVIQGLGLQLERILQRLPGTRSVYAERVSQGYFTDIQIDREAIARYGLTVEDVQDVIQSALGGENVTQTVEGRERYPVNVRYARAFRESLPAIERMLVRSPGGANVPLGQLATIALTTGPAMVRDEDAQLAGYVYIDTGSRDIGGYVETARAAVARELTLPPGYRLQWTGQYEFQVRARERLKVLVPLVLFIIFMLLYLTFRSASEATIVMLSVVYAMTGGVLLQWWLGYNFSVAVWVGYIALYGVAVQTGVVMVVYLHEALDRRLRDGGPLTEGDVLRATIEGSVLRLRPKLMTVTVVMASLVPIMWSTGVGSDVMKPIAAPIIGGMVTSTIHVLIVTPVIFYIMKVRALRRGRLTVSGMTV from the coding sequence ATGATCACCCGAATCATCGACTGGTGCGCGGGCAACCGGTTCCTGGTGTTCAGCGGGACGGTGGCGCTCACCGTGTGGGGCGTCTGGGCGATGACGGCCACGCCGCTCGACGCCGTGCCCGACATCTCGGACGTGCAGGTGATCGTCGCGACCGAGTGGATGGGCCGCAGCCCCGATCTCATCGAGGACCAGGTCACCTATCCGATCGTCACGGCGCTGCTCTCGGCGCCGCGCGTCCGCACGGTCCGCGGCTTCACCGACTTCGGGATCTCGTACGTCTACGTGATCTTCGACGACGGCACCGACATCTACTGGGCGCGAAGCCGCGTCGTCGAGTACCTGCAGGGCATCCGGGGACGCCTGCCGGCCGGCATCACGCCGACCATCGGTCCTGACGCGACGGGGGTCGGGTGGGTCTTCCAGTACGCGCTCGTCGACGAGACCGGGACGCGGAATCTCGCGCAGCTGCGGGGGCTGCAGGACTGGTATCTCCGCTACGCGATCGCGTCGGTGGACGGCGTGGCCGAGGTGGCGAGCATCGGCGGGTTCGTGAAGCAGTACCAGGTCAACCTGGATCCCAACAAGCTGGCCGCCTACGGAAAGTCGGTCCGCGACGTCGTGCGGGCGATTCGCGCCAGCAACAACGACGTCGAAGGTCGCCTCCTGGAACTCGCGGGCCGCGAATACATGGTGCGCGGTCGCGGATACCTGTCATCCCTGGACGACATCGCCGCCGTGTCGCTGGGAGCGACTCCCCGCGGCACGCCCGTGCGCGTCGGCGACGTGGCCGACGTGCAGCTCGGGCCGGATCTGCGGCGCGGCGTCGCCGAGCTCGACGGCAAGGGCGAGGTCGTCGGCGGCATCGTGGTCATGCGGTTCGGCGAGAACGCGCTGCGCGTGATCGACCGCGTCAAGGCCCGGCTGGCCGAGATCGCACCGGCGCTGCCGGCGGGAGTGCGGCTCGTCCCGACCTACGACCGGTCGGGCCTCATCAACGCGTCGATCGGCACCCTGCGGCGCACGTTGATCGAGGAAGCCGTCGTGGTCTCGCTCGTGATCCTCGTCTTCCTGTTCCACGTGCGGTCCGCGCTCGTCCCGATCCTGGCGCTGCCAGTCGCCCTGGCGGCGTCGTTCATCCCGATGTACTACCTCGACGTCACCTCGAACGTCATGTCGCTCGGAGGGCTGGCGCTGGCCATCGGCGTCATGGTGGACGCCGCGATCGTGATGGTCGAGAACGCCTACCGGCAGGTGTCCGAGCCCCCGGCGCCGCTGGCGTACGAAGACCAGCCGCGCGTCATCATCGGCGCGGCGAGGCAGGTGGCGCGCGCCATCTTCTTCTCGCTGATCATCATCATCGTGTCGTTCGTGCCGGTGTTCCTGCTGGAAGCGCAGGAAGGGCGGATGTTCCGGCCGCTGGCGTTCACGAAGACGTCGGCCATGGTGCTGGCGTCGCTGCTCTCGATCACGCTCGTGCCCGTGCTGATGACGACCTTCATCCGGGGGCGTCGCCTGCGGCCAGAGTCCGTGAACCCGATCTCCCGCGCGTGCGCCCGCGTGTACGAGCCGGTACTCAGGATGGCCCTGCGGTTCCGGTGGACGGCCCTCGGCCTGAATGCAGCCGTCGTGCCGTTGACGATCCCGCTCCTCCTGGCGATCGGCAGCGAGTTCATGCCGCCGCTCTACGAGGGCGCGATGCTGTACATGCCGACGGCTCCGCCAGGCATGTCGATCACGGAGGCGACGCGCCTGCTCCAGGTGCAGGACAAGCTGCTCCGGCAGGTGCCGGAGGTGGAGCAGGTGTTCGGGACCGTGGGGCGCGGGACCACGCCGACCGACAACTCGCCCATGGGCATGGTGAACACCACGGTGCTCCTCAAACCGCGCGAGGCGTGGCGCGCCGGGATGACCTTCGAGCGCCTCCAGTCGGAGATGGACGCCTCTCTGCAGTTCCCGGGGTTCCCGAACGTCTGGACGCAGCCGATCCGCAACCGCCTCGACATGCTGCTGACGGGCATCAAGACGCCGGTCGGCATCAAGATCTTCGGCGCCGATCTCGGCGTGATCCAGGGCCTGGGCCTGCAGCTCGAGCGCATCCTGCAGCGCCTGCCCGGCACGCGGAGCGTGTACGCCGAACGCGTGTCGCAGGGCTACTTCACCGACATCCAGATCGACCGCGAGGCCATCGCCAGGTACGGCCTCACGGTCGAGGACGTGCAGGACGTCATCCAGTCGGCGCTCGGCGGCGAGAACGTGACCCAGACCGTGGAAGGGCGCGAGCGCTACCCGGTCAACGTCCGCTACGCCCGGGCGTTCCGCGAGAGCCTGCCGGCGATCGAGCGGATGCTGGTACGCAGCCCGGGTGGCGCCAACGTGCCGCTGGGGCAGCTCGCCACGATCGCGCTCACCACGGGCCCGGCGATGGTGCGCGACGAGGACGCGCAGCTGGCCGGCTACGTCTACATCGACACGGGCTCCCGCGACATCGGCGGCTACGTCGAGACGGCCAGGGCCGCCGTCGCGCGCGAGCTCACCCTGCCGCCGGGCTACCGGCTCCAGTGGACGGGGCAGTACGAGTTCCAGGTGCGGGCGCGGGAGCGCCTGAAGGTGCTCGTGCCGCTCGTGCTCTTCATCATCTTCATGCTGCTGTACCTCACGTTCCGCTCGGCCTCGGAGGCCACGATCGTCATGCTCTCGGTGGTCTACGCCATGACGGGCGGGGTGCTGCTGCAGTGGTGGCTCGGCTACAACTTCTCCGTCGCCGTGTGGGTGGGCTACATCGCCCTCTACGGCGTCGCCGTCCAGACGGGTGTCGTGATGGTCGTGTACCTGCACGAGGCCCTGGACCGGAGGCTGCGCGATGGCGGCCCGCTCACCGAGGGCGACGTGCTCAGGGCCACCATCGAGGGGTCCGTGCTCAGGCTGCGTCCCAAGCTCATGACCGTCACGGTCGTGATGGCCAGCCTGGTGCCGATCATGTGGAGTACCGGCGTGGGATCCGACGTGATGAAGCCGATCGCGGCGCCCATCATCGGCGGGATGGTCACCTCGACCATCCACGTGCTGATCGTCACGCCCGTGATCTTCTACATCATGAAGGTGCGTGCGCTTCGACGCGGGCGGCTGACGGTGTCGGGGATGACCGTGTAG
- a CDS encoding FixH family protein, whose amino-acid sequence MKRLALVSTTIVAAVLVSAALLWALRGRGDSGPSAGGSDVAASREMASSAAAAPSADSSTARGEVVIDARRQQLTGVSTALVTRGPLRQALRAVGVVRYDETRLADVNLRLEGWIRELFVDYTGQPIRRGQPLFTLYSPELLTTQQEYLLALHTRDQMQSSVIPDARERADQLVASARQRLVLWELPDEEIRALDETRRAPDAVTFRSPVAGFVIEKAVLQGMHVAAGQTLYKVADLSTVWVEADIYERELATIRVGQRATVTLEAYPGEAFDGRAIYIYPFVDENTRTVRVRLHFANPRGRLKPGMYANVEIRDTAGTGLTVPANAVIDSGAETIVFVAEGDGYYTPRPVIAGRRLGDRIEILGGVREGDAVATSATFFLDSESQLRAGLDNYDTPRATESGGPPPAPAADLDITFHTTPDPPRTGEAEFEVVVKDAGGQPVSDAAVQVQMFMPAMPTMNMPAMRDETTLAPVGGGVYRGRGQVLMAGHWDVTVVVSRAGQALGRRQLALAAR is encoded by the coding sequence ATGAAACGCCTCGCCCTCGTCTCGACAACCATCGTGGCGGCGGTCCTCGTGTCGGCGGCCCTGCTCTGGGCCCTCCGCGGCCGCGGTGACAGCGGGCCGTCCGCTGGCGGGAGCGACGTGGCCGCCAGCCGTGAGATGGCCTCATCCGCGGCGGCGGCGCCGTCGGCCGACTCGTCCACGGCTCGGGGCGAGGTCGTGATCGATGCCCGGCGGCAGCAGCTCACGGGAGTCAGCACCGCGCTCGTGACGCGCGGACCACTCCGGCAGGCGCTTCGGGCCGTCGGCGTCGTCCGCTACGACGAGACCCGGTTGGCCGATGTCAACCTGCGCCTCGAGGGCTGGATCCGCGAGCTGTTCGTGGACTACACGGGTCAGCCGATCCGGCGCGGCCAGCCGCTGTTCACGCTCTACAGCCCCGAGCTGCTGACGACGCAGCAGGAGTACCTCCTGGCCCTTCACACCCGCGACCAGATGCAGTCCTCGGTCATCCCCGATGCGCGAGAGCGGGCCGATCAGCTGGTCGCCTCCGCGCGACAGCGCCTCGTGTTGTGGGAGCTCCCGGATGAGGAGATTCGCGCGCTCGATGAGACCCGCCGGGCCCCGGACGCCGTCACGTTCCGGTCGCCCGTCGCCGGGTTCGTGATCGAGAAGGCGGTCCTGCAGGGAATGCACGTGGCCGCCGGCCAGACGTTGTACAAGGTCGCCGACCTCTCCACGGTGTGGGTGGAGGCCGACATCTACGAACGGGAACTCGCGACCATCCGCGTCGGTCAGCGGGCCACCGTGACCCTCGAGGCCTACCCGGGCGAGGCGTTCGACGGCCGCGCCATCTACATCTACCCGTTCGTCGACGAGAACACCCGCACCGTCAGGGTGCGCCTTCATTTCGCCAACCCGCGGGGACGGCTGAAGCCGGGCATGTACGCGAACGTCGAGATTCGCGACACGGCGGGCACGGGCCTGACGGTGCCGGCCAACGCCGTCATCGACTCCGGCGCCGAGACGATCGTGTTCGTCGCAGAGGGCGACGGCTACTACACACCCCGTCCGGTCATCGCCGGACGGCGCCTCGGCGATCGGATCGAGATCCTGGGCGGGGTCCGGGAGGGCGACGCGGTCGCCACGAGCGCGACCTTCTTCCTCGATTCCGAGAGCCAGCTCCGCGCGGGACTGGACAACTACGACACGCCGCGGGCCACGGAGTCCGGCGGGCCGCCGCCGGCGCCGGCGGCGGACCTGGACATCACGTTCCACACCACGCCGGACCCGCCCCGGACCGGCGAGGCCGAATTCGAGGTCGTCGTGAAGGACGCCGGCGGCCAGCCGGTGAGCGACGCCGCGGTCCAGGTCCAGATGTTCATGCCGGCGATGCCGACGATGAACATGCCCGCCATGCGGGACGAGACGACGCTGGCGCCGGTTGGCGGCGGCGTGTACCGGGGGCGGGGCCAGGTGCTGATGGCCGGGCACTGGGACGTGACGGTGGTCGTATCGCGGGCCGGCCAGGCGCTCGGGCGGCGGCAGCTGGCCCTCGCGGCGAGGTAG
- a CDS encoding TolC family protein produces the protein MLIGVGLADPLRVAAQTPEPPAQVPDLHHIEATPTGPPVTLADMVAEALARNPELAVLRHEADVVRQRPAQARALAAPMAEAQVWQWPINSINPADTTMYMFMVTQTLPGRGKRQLRAAVADQDVALAESDILVRAREIADAAKQAYSALFIARKAIQLHLDDIELLRQIADVAQVKYATGRISQQDVLKPVVELSRHHADVITYDEQARLASARLNALLRRAPDAPIGPLADPPLGSVLPATADLQRIALDRHPELLRARTEVARAEAALAVARSDQKPDFLVQGGYMLMPRMTDGWSARVGITWPMAPWSRGRIDAHVAEETTAVQAARARVEALENAIRLGVQEAYVRARSAQDRAALLRTSILPQSQQTLDVSRVAYQADRVDFQTLIDNERVVLTVNLDYVRALSDLAQALADLERAVGTDLPADPAAQAHVTEGQ, from the coding sequence ATGCTGATCGGAGTCGGCCTCGCCGATCCGCTCAGGGTCGCCGCGCAGACGCCGGAGCCTCCCGCGCAAGTGCCGGACCTCCACCACATCGAGGCGACTCCGACAGGGCCCCCGGTCACGCTCGCGGACATGGTGGCCGAGGCGCTTGCGCGCAACCCCGAGCTCGCCGTGTTGCGCCACGAGGCGGACGTCGTCCGGCAGCGGCCGGCCCAGGCGAGGGCGCTCGCCGCGCCGATGGCCGAGGCCCAGGTCTGGCAATGGCCGATCAACTCGATCAACCCGGCCGACACGACCATGTACATGTTCATGGTCACGCAGACATTGCCCGGGCGCGGCAAGCGCCAGCTCCGGGCGGCCGTGGCGGACCAGGACGTGGCCCTCGCCGAGAGCGACATCCTCGTCCGGGCCCGGGAAATCGCGGATGCCGCCAAGCAGGCCTATTCCGCCCTCTTCATCGCGCGCAAGGCCATTCAGCTCCACCTCGACGACATCGAGCTGCTCCGGCAGATCGCGGACGTCGCGCAGGTGAAGTACGCGACCGGCCGGATCTCGCAGCAGGACGTCTTGAAGCCCGTCGTCGAGCTCTCGCGGCACCACGCCGACGTCATCACCTACGACGAACAGGCCCGGCTCGCCTCGGCGCGGCTCAACGCCCTCCTGCGCCGGGCGCCCGACGCGCCCATCGGGCCGCTGGCCGACCCGCCGCTCGGGTCCGTGTTGCCGGCCACGGCGGACCTCCAGCGCATCGCCCTCGACCGCCATCCCGAGCTGCTCCGGGCGCGCACCGAGGTCGCCCGCGCGGAAGCGGCGCTGGCGGTCGCGCGCAGCGACCAGAAGCCCGACTTCCTCGTCCAGGGCGGCTACATGCTGATGCCCAGGATGACCGACGGCTGGAGCGCCAGGGTCGGCATCACTTGGCCGATGGCGCCGTGGTCCCGCGGGCGGATCGACGCGCACGTGGCGGAGGAGACGACGGCGGTTCAGGCGGCCAGGGCCAGGGTCGAGGCGCTCGAGAACGCGATTCGCCTCGGCGTCCAGGAAGCCTACGTCCGCGCGCGGTCGGCGCAGGATCGGGCTGCCCTGTTGCGCACGTCGATTCTGCCGCAGTCGCAGCAGACGCTCGACGTCTCGCGCGTCGCCTACCAGGCCGACCGCGTGGACTTCCAGACCCTCATCGACAACGAACGGGTGGTGCTGACCGTCAACCTGGACTACGTCCGCGCCCTCAGCGACCTGGCGCAGGCCCTCGCCGACCTGGAGCGCGCGGTGGGCACCGATCTGCCGGCCGATCCGGCGGCCCAGGCGCACGTCACGGAGGGACAGTGA
- a CDS encoding NIPSNAP family protein yields the protein MITCCLRYVIDPLKVAEFEDYARRWLPLVTRYGGEHLGYFLPHEGANNIALALFSFKSLAAYEQYRDAIGNDPDVVAAHAFARETRCFLSYERTFFRPVRPGP from the coding sequence ATGATCACCTGCTGTCTGCGCTACGTCATCGATCCCCTCAAGGTCGCGGAGTTCGAGGACTACGCACGGCGCTGGCTGCCGTTGGTCACGCGATACGGAGGCGAGCACCTCGGATACTTCCTCCCTCACGAAGGGGCGAACAATATTGCCCTGGCCCTGTTCTCGTTCAAGAGCTTGGCGGCCTACGAACAGTATCGCGACGCGATTGGCAACGACCCCGACGTGGTGGCGGCCCACGCGTTTGCCCGCGAGACCCGGTGCTTCCTCAGCTATGAGCGCACGTTCTTTCGGCCGGTGCGCCCAGGCCCCTAG